One region of Parafrankia irregularis genomic DNA includes:
- a CDS encoding ABC transporter substrate-binding protein, whose translation MRTNFVMTILCSAAMIGLVGATSCSDRREAQQPAAGCDSPGVTADEITIGLVTADTGAGSGALASARSGVDARLGLANDGGGVHGRKIVYRWRDDASSPNQNAQVVGDLLRSGSVFGLLSITTALSGSLDTTSAQGVPVVGLAVADWARYPNLFAYAYNTSPQTLGRYIQRGGGTKVGILTTGSAVSVLQSADRFRTAFEEIGLSTIDSIAFSSGADSPLHVARRLAEAGADTLVGLTSPDDFAAVIAAARETNLNLAVSISLSGYSRDMLPRLGRALAGVTIPVYFRPFEAGGTAIDRYREAMIKYAPETQPEQEFAMYGYIFADLLLRGLEGAGECPARETFMTSLRKVRSFDAGGLVTPVDLTTNALIPLDCYAFVRVNRTGTAFQVARERLCADDTTGSTG comes from the coding sequence ATGCGAACGAATTTTGTGATGACGATATTATGTTCTGCCGCGATGATAGGACTCGTGGGTGCGACGAGCTGCTCGGACAGGCGGGAGGCCCAGCAGCCGGCAGCCGGCTGTGACAGCCCGGGTGTCACAGCCGACGAGATAACGATCGGCCTAGTGACCGCGGACACCGGCGCCGGCTCCGGCGCGCTGGCCTCGGCCCGTTCCGGGGTCGACGCGAGGCTCGGTCTCGCCAACGACGGAGGCGGCGTACACGGCCGAAAGATCGTTTACCGTTGGCGCGATGATGCGAGCTCCCCGAACCAAAACGCCCAGGTCGTTGGGGACCTCCTCCGATCTGGGTCCGTCTTCGGACTCCTATCGATCACCACAGCGCTGAGTGGCTCGCTGGACACGACGTCCGCTCAGGGTGTGCCCGTCGTGGGTCTCGCGGTGGCCGACTGGGCCAGATACCCAAACCTTTTCGCCTACGCGTACAACACCTCCCCGCAGACACTGGGCCGTTACATCCAGCGCGGCGGCGGCACGAAAGTCGGAATCCTGACCACAGGATCGGCGGTGTCCGTACTTCAGAGCGCGGACAGATTCCGGACCGCCTTCGAGGAGATCGGTCTAAGCACCATCGATTCGATCGCCTTCAGCAGCGGCGCCGACAGCCCACTGCACGTCGCTCGGCGGCTCGCCGAGGCTGGCGCCGACACCTTAGTCGGGCTCACCTCCCCCGATGACTTCGCGGCAGTCATCGCAGCCGCCCGGGAGACAAATCTAAATCTCGCAGTCAGCATCTCGCTCAGCGGCTACTCTCGCGACATGCTGCCCCGTCTCGGCCGAGCCCTAGCTGGGGTAACGATCCCAGTGTACTTCCGGCCGTTCGAGGCTGGCGGGACTGCCATCGACCGATATCGCGAAGCTATGATCAAATACGCGCCCGAGACGCAACCTGAGCAGGAATTCGCCATGTACGGTTATATCTTCGCCGACCTTCTTCTGCGCGGGCTCGAAGGCGCCGGCGAATGCCCCGCCCGTGAGACCTTCATGACCTCGCTACGAAAGGTGCGGAGCTTCGACGCCGGCGGGCTGGTCACGCCAGTCGACCTCACGACCAACGCCCTCATACCGCTGGACTGCTATGCTTTCGTCCGGGTTAACCGCACGGGAACGGCCTTCCAGGTAGCACGCGAACGCCTCTGTGCCGATGACACAACGGGCAGCACCGGCTGA
- a CDS encoding TnsA-like heteromeric transposase endonuclease subunit — protein sequence MPFERASPVRSFGWPRGGRSFPGWWWSATLGDHVGFESWLERDHVMLLDFDPDVVALSAQPFWLRWHDGVRPRRHAPDFFVRRADGGGVVVDVRADDRIEPADAEAFAATAVACGQVGWLFRRVGVPDGVLVANVRWLARYRHPRCVGDGTLADRLVEVFAEPRSLFGGAAEVGDRIAVLPVLYHLLWCRRLVADLTGGLLGPSTAVGPAGWSR from the coding sequence ATGCCGTTCGAGAGGGCCAGTCCGGTCCGATCGTTCGGCTGGCCGAGGGGAGGTCGCAGCTTCCCGGGCTGGTGGTGGTCAGCCACTCTTGGCGATCATGTCGGGTTCGAGTCGTGGCTGGAGCGGGATCATGTGATGCTGCTCGACTTCGACCCGGACGTGGTGGCGCTGTCCGCGCAGCCGTTCTGGCTGCGCTGGCACGACGGCGTTCGTCCGCGTCGGCATGCCCCGGACTTCTTCGTCCGGCGCGCGGATGGCGGGGGTGTGGTCGTCGATGTGCGGGCGGACGACCGGATCGAGCCGGCGGACGCCGAGGCGTTCGCGGCGACGGCGGTGGCCTGCGGCCAGGTCGGCTGGCTGTTTCGGCGGGTTGGGGTGCCAGACGGGGTACTGGTGGCGAACGTGCGCTGGCTGGCGCGCTACCGGCATCCCCGCTGCGTTGGCGACGGGACGCTGGCCGACCGACTGGTGGAGGTGTTCGCTGAGCCGAGGTCGTTGTTCGGCGGCGCTGCCGAGGTTGGCGACCGGATCGCGGTGCTGCCGGTGCTCTACCACCTGCTGTGGTGCCGGCGGCTGGTCGCGGACCTGACCGGCGGTCTGCTCGGACCGTCCACGGCGGTCGGTCCGGCGGGATGGTCGCGGTGA
- a CDS encoding Mu transposase C-terminal domain-containing protein, which translates to MVAVTGVGPVPPHGMLDGLPAEAVERALWWERHVVEVLDGRPPDSPPEAAPRPEFDPGRWSLTRREQAKAAELAAAGHRVSAATVKRRRQRYQARGVVGLVDHRIDRKTAAFGRVDERVAAAMTTAIGETTDASSRTAGFVLWRTEQLLIGADPPVVLPSRRTLYRLFGRLAHGQHVTGSARARRSLAARPDGPFSAVTVTAPGELMQVDSTPFDVLVRLDDGVTGRVELTGMVDVATRTVTAAVLRPTTKAADVAVLLARSVTPEPMRPGRAQALAMSRSVLPHRRLLAIDERFEYAAARPVIVPDTIVCDHGKVFMSRAFRASCRFLGISLQPAHEATPTDKGHIERTLGSVASLFAQFVAGYAGSTADRRGRGLVDGPLWSLPELQDLLDEWIVAGWQNRPHDGLRDPLSPGRMFTPNEKYSALLEASGHVPVTLTGDDYIELLPARWHAVNAYGIRLNHRTYDAEALGPLRRQPSGVKEKKDLWEVHHDPYDVSRIWVRDPAGGWITAFWTQLHRTPVPFGELAWDHARAGLPTSTEREIADAVASLLDRAHRGPATRPAAPARERTVVARTRATSPPAPPGNSPVEATATSEADTQVTATAKVIPLPLFDPFAEAGRRG; encoded by the coding sequence ATGGTCGCGGTGACCGGAGTTGGGCCGGTTCCGCCGCACGGCATGTTGGACGGGCTGCCCGCCGAGGCGGTCGAGCGGGCGTTGTGGTGGGAACGGCATGTCGTCGAGGTGCTGGACGGCCGGCCACCGGACAGCCCGCCGGAGGCTGCGCCGCGGCCGGAGTTCGACCCCGGGCGGTGGTCGTTGACCCGCCGGGAACAGGCGAAGGCCGCCGAGCTCGCCGCGGCGGGTCACCGGGTGAGCGCGGCCACGGTCAAACGCCGCCGGCAGCGCTACCAGGCACGGGGCGTCGTCGGCCTGGTCGACCACCGAATCGACCGCAAGACCGCAGCCTTCGGTCGGGTCGACGAGCGGGTTGCCGCGGCGATGACCACGGCGATCGGCGAGACGACGGATGCGTCGTCTCGCACGGCGGGGTTCGTGCTCTGGCGCACCGAGCAGCTGCTCATCGGGGCTGACCCGCCGGTGGTGCTGCCGTCGCGGCGGACCCTCTACCGGCTGTTCGGCCGGCTCGCGCACGGCCAGCACGTGACAGGGTCTGCGCGGGCACGCCGGTCGCTGGCCGCGCGTCCGGACGGGCCGTTCTCTGCGGTCACGGTGACGGCGCCGGGTGAACTGATGCAGGTCGACTCGACCCCGTTCGACGTGCTGGTCCGTCTTGATGATGGGGTCACCGGCCGAGTCGAGCTGACCGGCATGGTCGATGTCGCGACCCGAACGGTGACAGCCGCGGTGCTGAGGCCGACGACGAAGGCGGCCGACGTCGCGGTACTGCTGGCGCGTTCGGTGACTCCGGAGCCGATGCGCCCGGGGCGGGCGCAGGCGCTGGCGATGTCCCGGTCGGTACTGCCGCACCGGCGCCTGCTCGCCATCGACGAGCGGTTCGAGTATGCGGCGGCCCGGCCGGTGATCGTCCCGGACACGATCGTCTGCGATCACGGGAAGGTGTTCATGTCACGGGCGTTCCGTGCGTCCTGCCGTTTCCTCGGGATCAGCCTGCAACCGGCGCACGAGGCCACCCCGACGGACAAGGGGCACATCGAGCGGACGTTGGGCTCGGTGGCCTCGCTGTTCGCGCAGTTCGTCGCCGGCTACGCCGGCTCCACCGCCGACCGGCGCGGCCGGGGCCTGGTCGACGGGCCGCTGTGGTCGCTGCCCGAGCTGCAGGATCTCCTCGACGAGTGGATCGTCGCGGGCTGGCAGAACCGGCCGCACGATGGTCTGCGTGACCCGCTGTCTCCCGGGCGGATGTTCACACCGAACGAGAAGTACTCCGCACTGCTCGAGGCTTCCGGTCACGTCCCGGTCACCCTGACCGGGGACGACTACATCGAGCTGCTGCCCGCCCGCTGGCACGCCGTCAACGCCTACGGCATCCGGCTCAACCACCGCACCTACGACGCTGAGGCCCTGGGCCCGCTGCGTCGCCAGCCGTCCGGCGTCAAAGAGAAGAAAGATCTCTGGGAAGTTCACCACGATCCCTATGACGTTTCCCGGATCTGGGTTCGTGACCCGGCCGGAGGTTGGATCACCGCGTTCTGGACCCAGCTGCACCGGACCCCGGTCCCGTTCGGTGAACTGGCCTGGGACCACGCCCGCGCCGGCCTGCCCACCAGCACGGAGCGGGAGATCGCCGACGCGGTGGCCAGTCTGCTCGACCGCGCCCACCGCGGCCCGGCCACCCGCCCTGCCGCGCCAGCGCGGGAACGCACCGTCGTCGCCCGCACCCGCGCCACGAGTCCGCCCGCGCCGCCGGGGAACAGCCCCGTCGAAGCGACGGCGACCAGCGAGGCCGACACCCAGGTGACCGCGACAGCGAAGGTGATCCCGCTGCCGCTGTTCGACCCGTTCGCCGAGGCGGGCCGGCGCGGGTGA
- a CDS encoding TniB family NTP-binding protein: MNALPAEGAWRGALASDDDHRQLTTLPGWRAFTAAAITAPDLLPPARWTALGETERACYDEQRLDYHTRLAVVGTSTLRQVVHAGRRLTLLNRHAVSARRGLILSGAAGTGKTTAITQFGKTHEAIDRRRHPDVSDRIPVIYVTVPPAATARMLAVEFARFLGLPLTTRANITDVIEAVCGVAVDTRVSLVCVDEIHNLTLATRTGAEVSDTLKYFSERIPATFVYAGIDVERNGLFAGTRGRQIAGRFSLIDTTPFPYADEWKALVATLEQALRLHHHVAGTLPQLDRHLHQRTGGMIGSLSHLIRGAAVEAVLDGTEKITRRTLDQVDLDHAAQTANPTSP; encoded by the coding sequence GTGAACGCGCTCCCAGCAGAAGGCGCTTGGCGCGGCGCGCTCGCCAGCGACGACGACCACCGGCAACTGACCACCCTGCCCGGCTGGCGGGCGTTCACCGCCGCGGCCATCACCGCCCCCGATCTACTCCCGCCCGCCCGGTGGACGGCGCTCGGCGAGACCGAACGAGCCTGCTACGACGAGCAGCGTCTCGACTACCACACCCGCCTGGCCGTGGTCGGCACCTCGACACTGCGCCAGGTCGTCCACGCCGGCAGGCGCCTCACCCTGCTCAACCGGCATGCCGTCTCCGCCCGGCGCGGCCTGATCCTGTCCGGGGCTGCCGGCACCGGCAAGACCACCGCGATCACCCAGTTCGGCAAGACCCACGAGGCGATCGACCGCCGCCGCCATCCCGACGTCAGCGACCGGATCCCGGTCATCTACGTGACCGTCCCGCCCGCCGCGACCGCGCGCATGCTCGCGGTCGAGTTCGCCCGGTTCCTCGGCCTGCCGCTGACCACCCGGGCGAACATCACCGATGTCATCGAAGCGGTCTGCGGCGTCGCCGTCGACACCCGCGTCAGCCTCGTCTGCGTGGACGAGATCCACAATTTGACCCTGGCCACCCGCACCGGTGCCGAGGTCTCCGACACCCTGAAGTACTTCTCCGAACGCATCCCCGCCACCTTCGTCTACGCCGGCATCGACGTCGAACGCAACGGCCTGTTCGCCGGCACCCGCGGCCGGCAGATCGCCGGTCGGTTCAGCCTGATCGACACCACCCCGTTCCCCTACGCCGACGAATGGAAAGCCCTCGTCGCCACCCTCGAGCAGGCACTGCGGCTGCATCACCACGTCGCCGGAACCCTGCCCCAGCTCGACCGCCACCTGCACCAGCGCACCGGCGGGATGATCGGCAGCCTGTCCCACCTGATCCGCGGCGCCGCGGTCGAGGCAGTCCTCGACGGCACCGAAAAGATCACCCGAAGGACTCTCGACCAGGTCGACCTCGACCACGCCGCCCAGACCGCGAACCCCACCAGCCCATGA
- a CDS encoding TniQ family protein, with protein sequence MTADTRLPRPLPIRPRPIAGESPAAYVRRLANANHLRPGYLRRLLDGGPGHDTTIRMDWLAALADRSLPALQRALANPHRRQARKPELFAAIRHDAQNRRLSMRALAERHGVHRRTVRQALDSPTPPPRKKLPPRGSRLDSLKPAIDAMLREDNPDPPRKIKQIYDQLRDQNPDAEITYSVVRLYVWDHLE encoded by the coding sequence ATGACCGCTGACACCCGCCTGCCCCGGCCTCTCCCGATCCGCCCCCGACCCATCGCAGGCGAAAGCCCCGCCGCCTACGTCCGGCGCCTCGCCAACGCCAACCACCTCCGACCCGGCTACCTGCGCCGTCTCCTCGACGGCGGACCCGGCCACGACACGACCATCCGCATGGACTGGCTCGCCGCCCTCGCGGACAGATCGCTACCCGCCCTGCAACGAGCCCTCGCCAACCCGCACCGCCGCCAGGCCCGCAAACCCGAGCTGTTCGCCGCCATCCGCCACGACGCCCAGAACCGCCGCCTGTCGATGCGCGCACTCGCGGAACGCCACGGTGTCCACCGCCGCACCGTCCGCCAAGCCCTCGACTCCCCGACGCCCCCACCCCGCAAGAAGCTCCCGCCCCGGGGATCACGGCTCGACTCGCTCAAGCCGGCGATCGACGCCATGCTCCGCGAGGACAACCCCGACCCACCACGCAAGATCAAACAGATCTACGACCAACTACGTGACCAGAACCCCGACGCCGAGATCACCTACTCCGTGGTCCGGCTCTACGTCTGGGACCATCTCGAGTAG